The following coding sequences are from one Triticum aestivum cultivar Chinese Spring chromosome 5A, IWGSC CS RefSeq v2.1, whole genome shotgun sequence window:
- the LOC123102765 gene encoding uncharacterized protein, whose translation MDGPKRSLLRVRLRVTARRRGGDGADRAGPGGGTGGERKRRMDAPLINSAAKLQRREIGGRQLAARGGGAAAAVPERFRNMQLQEEFDTYDHDAHLFVKLQFLKKRSKIIEIVAAKDIIFALAHSGLCAAFSRVTNKRLSFLNLSPDEVIRSLFYNKNNDSLITVSVYASDHFSTLKCRTTPIEYIRRDQLDAGFPLFESESLKWPGFVEFDDVNGKVLTYSAQDGIYKVFDLKNYSFLYSIPDTNVQEIKISPGIMLLIYDRTPSYVPLRILSIEDGKPLKLFKHLLHRGKKIDFIEQFNEKLLVKQEDENLQILDVRSSELIEISIEKFMTPSAFIFLYENNLFLTFRNRTVAVWNFRGELVTSFEDHLLWHQDCSTNNIYITTDQDLIISYCKSDAAADDGTASSIGSINMSDIMTGKCIAKIAANDPALSIAPRKNGSPSIWSSIPEALEDVTALFYDEDRNEIYTGNSQGLVHVWSS comes from the exons ATGGACGGCCCCAAGAGGTCGCTGCTGCGGGTGCGGCTCCGGGTGACGGCAcgccggcggggcggcgatggagcGGACAGGGCCGGGCCGGGCGGTGGCACCGGGGGCGAGCGGAAGCGGCGCATGGACGCCCCACTCATCAACTCCGCGGCCAAGCTGCAGCGCCGCGAGATCGGGGGGCGGCAGCTCGccgcgcgcggcggcggcgccgcggcCGCCGTGCCTGAGCGGTTCCGGAACATGCAGCTCCAG GAAGAGTTTGACACATATGATCATGATGCTCACCTATTTGTGAAGCTACAGTTTCTCAAAAAAAGATCCAAAATTATTGAGATCGTCGCAGCAAAAGATATTATATTTGCTCTTGCTCACTCTGGGCTTTGTGCTGCTTTTAGTCGAG TAACAAATAAGCGGTTATCCTTCTTGAATTTAAGCCCGGACGAAGTGATCCGGAGTTTGTTCTACAACAAGAACAACGATTCACTTATTACTGTCTCAGTTTATGCATCAGACCATTTTAGCACATTGAAGTGCAGAACAACCCCAATCGA GTATATAAGGAGGGACCAATTAGATGCTGGGTTTCCTCTTTTTGAATCGGAATCTCTAAAGTGGCCTGGCTTTGTTGAGTTTGATGATGTAAATGGAAAAGTACTCACTTACTCGGCCCAGGATGG TATCTACAAGGTTTTTGATCTGAAGAACTATTCCTTTCTATATTCAATACCTGATACCAATGTGCAGGAGATAAAGATTAG TCCAGGAATTATGCTCTTAATATATGATCGAACGCCAAGTTATGTTCCTTTGAGGATATTATCTATTGAAGATGGAAAGCCACTCAAATTATTCAAGCACTTGTTGCACCGCGGCAAGAAAATTGATTTTATCGAGCAATTCAATGAGAAGCTCCTTGTGAAGCAAGAAGACGAGAACCTTCAGATACTTGAT GTACGAAGTTCTGAGCTAATTGAAATCAGTATTGAGAAGTTTATGACCCCGTCAGCATTCATTTTTCTGTATGAGAACAATCTCTTCTTGACATTCCGAAACAGAACAGTTGCTGTATGGAATTTCCGAGGAGAGCTTGTTACATCGTTTGAGGACCATTTGCTATGGCATCAAGATTGTAGTACCAACAATATTTACATTACAACCGACCAGGATCTGATTATATCCTACTGTAAATCCGATGCAGCGGCTGATGACGGTACAG CTTCTTCAATTGGATCCATCAACATGAGCGACATTATGACTGGCAAGTGCATTGCCAAGATTGCAGCGAATGATCCTGCCCTTAGTATAGCCCCTCGCAAGAATGGTAGCCCTTCAATCTGGAGTAGTATCCCAGAAGCTCTGGAGGATGTCACAGCACTGTTCTACGACGAGGACAGGAACGAGATCTACACTGGCAACAGTCAGGGGCTGGTGCATGTATGGTCCAGTTAG